GAGCTGGTGGTGGGCGACCTGTCGGCGATGTCGTCCGTTCGGGCCGTCGCGGCCGAGCTGGGCCGGCGCTGCGAGCGGATCGACGTGCTGGTGCACAACGCCGGTGTCTGGCCGACCCGGCTGGTCCGCACCGAGGACGGCTACGAGCAGTCGTTCGCCGTGAACCACCTGGCGCCGTTCCTGCTCAACCACCTGCTGGCGCAGCGGCTGGGTAGGGTGGTCCAGGTCAGCGCCGGGCTCTACGTCAAGGGCAGGGTGGACCCGGACCGGACGCCCTGGGGTGAGGACTTCCACCGGATGCGCACCTACTGCGACACCAAGTTGGCGAACCTGCTCACCGTGCCGCTGTTCGCGCGGCACTGGGCGGTCGCCGGGGTGACCATCGACGCGGTGCATCCCGGCGTGATCAGGACCGGGCTGGGGGATCCGGGGGGCGTGACCGGCCTGCTGCTCAAATTCGTCAAGCGCCGGTGGGCCGCCCCGGAGGTCGGCGCGGCCCCGGTGATCCGGCTGGCGTTCGACCCCGGGGAGGAGTCCGGCCGCTACTTCGACGGCGACCGGCCGGTGCCCCGCGCACCGGTGGCGGACGAACCGGTCCTGGCCCGCCGGCTGTGGGAGCAGGGGATGGCCCATGTCGCCTAAGCAGCAGCGGGGCGAGGCGACCGCGCAGCGGCTGCTGGACTCGGCGCTGGCGGTGTTCGAGGCGGCCGGCCAGCCCGGGTTCACCGTCCACGCGGTGACCGCCGCCAGCGGGGTCAGCCTGGGCAGCCTCTACCACCACTTCGGCAGCTTCGACGGGCTGGCCGCGGCGCTGTACTCGCAGTGCATGTCGGCGCTGTTCGACGACCTGATCGCGGCGCTGACCCGGGCCCGGACGGCGCGTACCGGTGTCCGCGCCATCGTGGTC
This genomic interval from Micromonospora coxensis contains the following:
- a CDS encoding SDR family NAD(P)-dependent oxidoreductase, translating into MVETVTAVVTGANRGIGLAVAAGLVRRGCRVVLVTRNRARGEQAMSTLAASPHPAGGSAELVVGDLSAMSSVRAVAAELGRRCERIDVLVHNAGVWPTRLVRTEDGYEQSFAVNHLAPFLLNHLLAQRLGRVVQVSAGLYVKGRVDPDRTPWGEDFHRMRTYCDTKLANLLTVPLFARHWAVAGVTIDAVHPGVIRTGLGDPGGVTGLLLKFVKRRWAAPEVGAAPVIRLAFDPGEESGRYFDGDRPVPRAPVADEPVLARRLWEQGMAHVA